Within Agelaius phoeniceus isolate bAgePho1 chromosome 22, bAgePho1.hap1, whole genome shotgun sequence, the genomic segment gCCCTGGCGGGCAGgttgggcaggaggagcctgggGAGAACGCCCGAGCCGCGGGTAAAGGAGCAAAGGGGAGCGGCTGGGGCTCCCCCAAACGCCCTCAgctccccccgtgtcccctcatCCACAGGGGACCCCTCAGAgccgggagctgcagcagtTGGGGCTCAGCGAtttgaaaataaacatttcagaGAAATGGCATCACCTTTGcatggggagggggcacaggagctcctggggacccccaaaagGATGGGATGAGGGCTCACCCCCTCCTAAAGGAACCCAGCTGGGAGCTTTAACACGCCTGTAATTctcaccttcctcctccctctccactCCTGTAAACCCtcaacacattaaaaaaacccctcctcACACCCATCCAGCAGCAAACCTTTTGTTGGAGGCGAATCCAAacaacaaacacacaaacaactTGTTGGGagtaaaaaaatatgttttttttttcttttccttttaattacaTCAGTTATCAAAGAAAACGacgacaaaaaaaaaagcagtggtaacaaaaatacaaagctCTGAGGGTTTCtcgttttttgtttgttctgtaATAGGCTGAGAGCATCAGTgcaattgttttaatttaacttCTGCTCTgagtccctgctggcagcatAGGAGTAGGCTTTGCCCAGCACCAGGCGGTCCCGCAGCAGCTTGAAGAAGGCGTAGTAATTGCTGAAGAGGATCAGAGCCAGGGAGATCGTCTGGTGCCACTTCTCCGAGGAAATCAGCGAGTAGAGCTGGTAGAAGATGACAGCTCCTTCCAGCAGGACCAGGATGTTGAGGATTCGGAGGGGTTTGCTGAAAAAGAACTGTGGGAGAGCGGGGTGAGGCACGGGCGGGAGGGGAAAGCTTTGGGTGAGGATTCCTCTGGCTCTGGATGGAGTCACCCCTGTGGCACAGGACTGagatcccaccctgggcactgAAACCCCCAGCTCCACCAGCCTGAGGTGTCCAGgccagcaggaaggagcaggatcCTGCTGAGGGacccctgctgccaggagggacaggggggGCTTACGTGGAATCGGAAGTGGGAGACGTCCGAGGGCACGGCCACGTTGTAGTGGCCCACGGCCTTGTAGACGTTCTTGCTGTGCTTCACCAGCACCCCCTGAGGCCACATGCACTCCTCAGTCcacctgcagggaacaagagatTCCTTAATTCCACCTGTAGGGACCAAGAGGTGCCTTaaccccacctgcaggggacaggagATTCCTTAATCCCACCTGCAAGGGACAGGAGATGCCTTAATGCCACCTGCAGGGACCGACAGATTCCTTAACCCCACCTGCATGGGACAGGAGATTCCTCAACCCCACCTGCATGGGACCAACAGATTCCTTAACCCCACCTGCATGGGACAAGAAATTCCTTAACCCCACCTGCATGGGACAGGAGATTCCTTAACCCCACCTGCATGGGACAGGAGATTCCTTAATCCCACCTGCATGGGACAGGAGATTCCTTAATCCCACCTGCAAGGACCAACAGATTCCTTAACCCCACCTGCATGGGACAGGAGATTCCTTAATCCCACCTGCAAGGggcactgggctctgctgcctccccagcagcagtgaggagTACGGGAATTGTGCTCCCAGTTTGGAATTGTCACCGTGGCAGTGACAAATTGCAGGTAGCtgtggccaggagcagcaggcaccTTGCCAAAaatcagctctgccctggcaggggaCAGTGCCCAGAGTGTTTGTGCTGCTGGATGTGTCAGCCAACAACTCTGCCCTCACTTTTCCCTGGTTTATTTAAGGCTGAGCTCCCCAGCCACCCACCAAAAGGGAAAACTCCAGGAGAGAATTCCTTACTGATGCTGCAGCACGTTGGAGCAGAGGGCTGGGTCCACCTtctgccagcagcccaggtgtgctgcagctTTGTGGAGCAGGTCACAGTAGCGTGCAGGGAGCAGGTACTGCATGAGGATCACCGAGGTGCTGATGGAAACCAGCAGGAAGAGCTCACAGGACCAGCGTTTGTCGTAGTACTGAGTGTTCTGGGGGGACAGCAAGGTGGGACAGAGTTTGGACACTGTGGGACAGCCTCACCTGCCCAAGGTGTCGCCACACAAAGCACTCAGGCAGGTAAAAcgagggctctgtgtggagcTGTTGATCCTGCCTGGAAAGAAGAACCCACGTGGGATGTGGGATGGAGAATTCCTGCAAAATATTTGTGCCATCAGCACCAAAAGCAGGGAGGCAGCTCCTGATGCTCAGCtggtggagcagcagctcctcaggcaACAGGGACAGCCTCACCACCAGACATTCAGAATTCAGTCACCACAAGCAAGGAACTGTCACCCCTCACTGTGCCACAATCACCACAAGCAAGGACTGTCACCCTCATTGTGCCACAGTCACCACAAGCAAGGACTGTCACCCCTCATTGTGCCTCACAAGCAAGGACTGTCACCCCTCACTGTGCCACAATCACCACGAGCAAGGACTGTCACCCTCATTGTGCCACAGTCACCACAAGCAAGAATTGTGACCCCTCTTTGTGCCACAATCACCAAAGGCAAGGACTGTGACCCCTCTTTGTGCCACAATCACCACAAGGAAGGACTGTGACCCCTCTTTGTGCCACAGTCACCACAAGCAAGGACTGTCACCCTCACTGTGCCTCACAAGCAAGGACTGTCACCCTTCATTGTGCCACAGTCACCACAAGCAAGGACTGTGACCCCTCACTGTGCCTCACAAGCAAGGACTGTGACCCTCActgtgccccagtgtcccctcccagccaggcCTCACCTTGACAAACCACACAGGCACGAAGGCCACGTAGTAGGCACTGAGCATGGAGCTCACCAGCACCTCCTTCATGCGCCAGTTGAAGTCCATCTTCAGGAACTCCACCTCGTTGCGGATCAGGTCCGGGGACAGGCAGCAGGCGTGGCTGGGCATGGCCTCCATGCCGTACATCTGCCTCGTGTGCTGCTTCCAGGTCTCCTTGAGCACTGTCAGGTagtccctgcccctggctgtCACCTCCCCCGTGTCCCTGGGGCCAATGTTGGTCACCTGGGTGAAGAGCCCGGCCTTCCGAAAGTCACAGTTCAGCTGGAGGAAGGGGATGTACATCCCAAACCTGGAAAGGCacagagctcaggagctgcctcccatcccactgggatcccatcccaaactcccctgtggggttctggaaaggcacagagctcaggagctgcatcccatcccaaacTCCCCTGTGGGTTCTGGAAAGGCacagagctcaggagctgcctcccatcccaaattcccctgtggggttctggaaaggcacagagctcaggagctgcctcccaTCCCACTGGGATCACCATCCCCAATTCCTCTGTGGGATTCTGAGCTGGATGAGTTCaaggtttggagcaacctgggatagtggaaggtgtccctgccactgCTGAATGATCCAAACCggtctgggattccatgattccaaaGGGAAACTCCCAAAAAGAGCTCAGAGCTCAAACACAGGCAGCAAATCTCTGGAGATGTTTCCCCTTGCAGCAAATCCCTGCGGATCTTTCCCCCTGCAGCAAATCTCTGAGGATATTTCCTCCTGCATCTACCAGGGAGGAGGGAACTCTTTCCACTCCCAACATTTCCTTTTGATAAGTACCAAAACCCAGGAGCTGTTTGAATCCCTTCACCTGGCAGAGGAGCCCAGgaacaaagagaaaacaaagccctgaGTTTTGTGAGGGCCATGGAAAAGCACACAACCCTTTTCATGAGTAACAATTAATGCTGGCATCAAGCTGAAAGGGGGCTGAGTGTCACAGATGTGTCCTGCCACCATGGAATGTGAcacagcaggagggagaggtgCAGGGTAAACTTTGTGTCCATGCGcaagcccaggttgctccaagccttggAGACTCCCAGCTCAGAACCccagagggctgcagggagcctccccctggattttggggggctgccccatccctgaggcAGGGATACTCACGGGTAGCACAGGAAGAGGAGGTTGAGGAAGGAGTAGGTCCTGAAGAGGTGGATGATGGAGCGACACAAACTCCAGCCCGTGCCCGTGAGCACGGCGAAGCGAGTGAGCACCAGGAAGAtggagcgtggcagggagactTTGCCACTCTGGGAAGcctgtgggacacagggcacagctgggcacagctgggcacagctgggcacagctgggcactccctCTTCTTAAAGGAGAAAATGCTGTGTAAAACCATAGCTAAGAAGGAAATGGCAGCGCGCAGCTGACACCAGGACAGGGAGGGTTTCTGGGGAATCTGGGCTCTCCAAAACCTCTGGAATCTGGGCTTCATTCCTCAGGGAGTGAGGAGAGATTCCAGGTGAGGTCTGGAGGGTTTCTGGGGAATCTGGGCTCTCCAAAACCTCTGGAATCTGGGCTTTATTGCTCAGGGAGTGAGGAGAGATTCCAGGTAAGGTGTGggagtcagcagtgcccagcacactctcctggcactgctccccatgggatgctgccACAGTGAGCATCCCTGGCTCTTCTCTAGGGAGGGCTGGAGTGATGGagagagcaggaaaagaggCAAAAGGGAGGAGGGAATCAGTCACTACAGTCTGGCTGAGACAGAAATTCAGAGTCAGAGAAGGACACAGACCCAGCAGGTCTGGGGAGCTCAGTTCTGTTCTCTGCTCCTCCAATTCCCCTGGGATTCTGACCTGGGAGCACCACAGAGGTTTTTAGGGAAGGATGGAGGGGTTTGGAATGGCAAAAGGGACCCAGAGCTTTacagatctcctggagggagagCCCTGACTTTACCTCCTTGACGACAGCACCGATGAGGCGCCGTGCCAGGACGATGGTTGTCACCGTCAGCACGTTGAAGTCAATGAGGTGAAAGTTCTGTggggacaaaaccaaaattactCCATTTCCATCAGCACCAGGAACCCACATTCAACACAGAAATAGTCCCAGATTATTCTCTTTGGAGAATCTCTCTTCCAAGAGAATGCCAAAAAGACAACCAGAGCCCAAAATGCGGGAAATGGAGAGATAATGTTTTATCAAACATTATCTCTAAAGCTTTAGATTCAGTGACCCAAGGGacagcctgggagctgcagctgccctttGGTGCTTACCAGGGAGGTGTGAGAAGGAGGGTGGGAGGGTGGGTACCACCACACTGTCTTGTAGATGTTGATGTAGTGGACGAAGAGGGCGACGAGGTGGCAGAAGAAGAGCTGCAGCTCGAACAGGACGCTCCTCTCCACGGGCAGCTCGGGGATCTTGCAGTGCCGCAGGGGGACCACGGTCTGAGCTGCCAGAGGGGGGCTGGACAGGCCTGTCCCCGAGCCACTCCTGCCAGGGGGAGCCAGGAGTGAGCAGGGCAATGTCCTCCAGCTCCCCCCACAGCTCTGAGGTTGATGGGGAAACTCATGCTGTGGGCGGCTGGAACAAATCACAAATCTCAGGCAGATGTGAGCAGGGGTTTGCCCACACAAAGGAATATTTGGGACATCTGGTGTTAAATCCCCTgtgtgtgaccgtgttcacaggggttcttggatgagggaagagatgagaatgttgactccatgttcagaaggctgatttattattttatgatatatatatatatatattacactataactatactaaaaagaaatggaaGGGAAAGGTTTGCTCAGATGCTAACTAAgctaagaagagaaaagaagaggaTGATAACACaggcagctctctcggactctgggccaatcccagatgcacctgctgcattccacagcagcagataaccattgcttacattctgtctctgaggcctctcagcttctcaggaggaaaaatcccaaagaaaggatttttagtggaaatatgtctgtgacacctgTGCTGTTCAGAGCCAGGGTTGAGCAGGGCAATGTCCTCCAGCTCCCCCCACAGCTCTGACATTGGTAGGGAAACTCAAGCTATGGGTGGCACAAATCACAAATTTCAATCAGATGTGAGCAGGGGTTTGCCCACACAAAGGAATATTTGGACCCAGGACATTTGATATGAAATCCCCTGTGATGTTCAGAGCCAGGCTTGAGCAGGGCAATGTCCTCCAGCTCTGAGTTTGATGGGGAATTGATTGAGCTATCGGTGGCTGGCACAAATCACAGATTTCAATCAGATGTGAGCAGGGGTTTGCCCACACAAAGGAATATTTGGACCCAATTTAATTGATATGAAATCCCCTGTGTTGTTCAGAACCAGGGTTGTGTTGTGCTACTCAGTGGCTCTCTCAATTAATTGGAGGCTTTCAGAGCTCAAGCTGGTGTTTACATATCTAAGAGTGCTTGAACATGAAAGGCAGAGCAATTACACACAAGCCCTTGTTCATTCTTCACCTTCTGTTCACCTGAGGAGGAAAAACGAGTTTAGCCAGAGGAGCCTCTTCCTGTGTGAGCAGGCACAGGATCCCAGACTGATCCCCTGCATCAAAGGGAATTAATATCTCCAAGATTGAGCTGCAATCTCTAAATAAAAACAGGCAAAAGAATCTGGGTGTGGGCCTCAAAGGAACTGCAGAGCACAAAGTGTCCCTGTAAACCCCCAAATTAAATTGTGGATCCAGGGGGATGCAGGGGGATCAGGCCATGGTTTAAAACAGCAGATGGAGAAGCTAAAACAAGGCCATGAGTGAGGGGAAACCTGAGGAGTCTCCCTGAAATGCCCAGATTCCCAAAGTGAGGGTGATTCAGATCCTCAGGACTGATAAACCACGGAATCACAGAGTGCTTTGGGCTGGAGGGGACAGCAAGGATCACccaggccatgggcagggacatcctCCCCTATCCCAGGCGGCTCCAAGCCCCACCCAGGTCAGAGAATGGGATGAGATTTAAAAtcagggaatgggatgggctttaaaATCAGGGAATGGGATGAGATTTAAGATGAAGGAATGGGATGAGTTTTAAAGTGgaggaatgggatgagctttaagatcaAGGAATGGGATGAGTTTTAAGGTtggggaatgggatgagctttaaaatCAGGGAATAGGATGAGCTTTAAGCTCAAGGAATGGGACGAGCTTGAAGGTCAGAGAACAGGACAAGCTTTAAGGtcagggaatgggatgagctttaagctCAAGGAATGGGACAAGTTTTAAGATCAAGGAACGGGATGGTCAGAGAACGAGATGAGCTTTAAGCTCAAGGAACAGGACGAGCTTTAAGGTCAGGGAATGGGATGAGTTTTATGGTtggggaatgggatgagctttaaaatCAGGGAATAGGATGAGCTTTAAGCTCAAGGAATGGGACAAGCCTGAAGGTCAgagaatgggatgagctttaagatcaAGGAACGGGATCGTCAGAGCTTTAAGCTCAAGGAACAGGATGAGCTTTAAACTCAGGGACTGGGATGAGTTTTAAGGTTGGGAAATGGGACAAGCTTTAAGGTTAGGGAATGGGACGAGCTTTAAGCTGAAGGaacaggatgagctttaaggtcagCGAATGGGACGAGCTTTAAGACCAGAGAACGGGACAAGTTTTACGATCAAGGAACAGGACGCTCCGAGAATGGGACAAGCTCTAAGCTCAGGGACCAGGACAGGAGCTCTGTCAGCAAGGACCACGAGGAAGCCCGGCCCCGGTGCCGTACCTGGTGCGGGAGCGCACGCCGGTGACCGAGGAGCCCGAGGAGTGGCCGGTGGCGCCCGCGGCCCCGGGCTCGCACAGCGGGGTCCGGCAGTAGGAGCTCCTGTTGGGACCCCGGCGTCCCCCGGCCATGCCCGGGACTGAGGGGGGTCCTGGCTGCTCACTGCGGGCTGGGCTCGGCCCCCaccactgcagggacacacggacaggggTGTAATTAGCGGCGATTCATTGGCATTTGTCATGGAGCCTCGCTGTCACCACCCCGTCAGTCCCAGTTTCCCCAAATTCGAGTTTTGGAGCCCCTTGCTCCAGGATAACCCAAATTTTCTCCACATTTGATTTCTGGAGCCTGTCGCTCCAGGATAATccagatttctccaaatttgATTTTTGGAGCCTGTCACTGCAGGATAACCCAAATTTCTCCACATTCGATTTTTGCAGCCCATCGCTCCAGGATGATCCAAATTTCCTCCAAATTTGATTTTTGGAGCCCCTTGCTCCAGGATAACCCGAATTTCCCCAAATTTGATTTTTGGAGCCTGTCGCTCCAGGATAACCCAAATTCCTCCAAATTTGATTTTTGCAGCCTGTCACTCCATGATAACCCAAATTTCCTCCAAATTTGATTTCTGCAGCCTGTCACTCCAGGATAATCCAAATTTCTCCATATTTAATTTTTGGAGCCTGTCGCTCCAGGAtaacccaaatttccccaaattcgATTTTTGGAGCCCCTTGCTTCAGGATAACCCAAATTTCCTCCAAATTTGATTTTTGGAGCCCATCGCTCCAGGATAACCCAAATTTCCTCCAAATTTGATTTTTGGAGCCCATCACTCTAGGATAACCCAAATTTTCTCCAAATTTGATTTTTGGAGCCTGTCGCTCCAGGATAACCCAAATTTCTCCACATTTGATTTTTGCAGCCCATCGCTCCAGGATGATCCAAATTTCCTCCAAATTTGATTTTTGGAGCCTCTTGCTCCAGGATAACCCAAATGCCTCCAAATTTGATTTTTGGAGCCCATTGCTCCAGGATAACCCAAATTTCTCCATATTTGATTTTGGAGCCCATTGCTCCAGGATAACCCAAATTTTCTCCAGGATAATCCAAATTTGCTCCAGGATAATCCAAATTCGCTCCAGGATAATCCAAATTTCTccacctatttttttcctctgtctctCATATTTCCCCAGGTCAAGGATGCAAAATCAGGGAGCTCCAGCCTTGCTGAGGTGCTGGGAATTTGTCACTTTACAAGGAATTCCATCTGCACCCCTGTGGTGGAATCATCAGGGTGTGTGGTCACTCCTGTTTTCCATATTAATTAGCATTTCTTATGGAGCATTCCAGGCCTCACTGTCACCAGGAtaatcccaatttccccaaatttaATTTCTGGAGCTCGTCGCTCCAGGATAATCCCAATTTCTCCGAATTTAATTTTTGGAGCTCGTTGCTCCAGGATATTCCAAATTTCTCCAcctattttttccctctgtctcCCACATTTCTCCAGGTCGAGGATGCAACCTCTAGGAGGGGTTGAGAATTCATCACTGTACAAGGAATTCCATCTCCATCCCTGTGGTGTCATCCCTGTTTTTCAGACTCGAGACATGCTCAACAACTGGCcccaaaaattcagaaatttgggatattttggtaTCGTTTTGTGTTGGAACTGAAGGTTACggctttttaaaattgttattttatttttgcctttttaagatggggaaaaaaaagcacatttttagGGTATTTGCTTTTTTATGTTTTGATGGCACTGAGGTCAATGGGGTGAGTCCAAATTCAGCTTTTCCAGTGCTTGTTTGCCACACACAAAACTCATCCCAAGCTTTTTCAAACTTCCTCTGGATCCTGTTAACCTCAGGAGAATCCACACCAGcgataaaaaaaaatccccatttccaaGTGAAATCTGAGCTGTGAGGGAAACTCAGGCACATTCCTTCTCCTGGTGGATCATTTCCAGCTTTGGAATTTGCATCTGGAGCCACAGAATGTGTGCTGGAGGTTTAGAAACCGATCCCAAGGGAGTTTTAAAGAGGATGTTTTAAAGCTGAGCTCGGGAGTTCTCCAAAATCCCCGTCCTGGAGCTGGATCTGGAGGGAGCTGCTGATTTTAGGAGATgctgggatggttttggggaaCTCTGGGAGCAGTGGAAGCTTTGAGGGCAAACaatggggggaatttggggtccaGGAAGGAGCCACGAGGCTCCAGGAGAGAAACTGGAAATGTGGGGGCTGtaaagggaaatttgggggtaaaatttggggtctgggggagcagcaggggctgtgcaagGGAAATGTGGGAGCAcaggtggggctgcaggagaacaCTGGGGGCCACAGGAACTCTGAGGGAGAAATTTGGGGGCAcaggtggggctgcaggagaacaATGGGGACCCCAGAAGATCTGAGGGAGAAATTTGGGGGCTCTGAGGAGagcactgggagctctgggggagctCCGAGGGAgaattttgggtgcactggtggggctgcaggagaacaCTGGGGATCCCAGGAGCTCTGAGGGAGAAATTTGGGGGCACAGGTGGGGCTGCACAAAAGCTGAGAGGGCCCCTGGTGCTCTGAGGGCACACCGGGAccctcagcagctctgaaaaCCCCACCGAGCTGCTCCGGACCCGCCCGGGAGCGCCACGGAAGGCTCCGTGAAGGTTCCCTGAGCGCTCCCCGAGCCCGCGGGGCTTTGAGGGGCTCCGGGCGAGGCCGCGGCGCGGGAGCCGCCCCCCTCctcgcggcggggcggggcgaaCCGCGGGGCTCTCCCGCGCTCCGCCCGCCGCCCGGGCCGCTCCCCGCCGGCTGCCGGGCGGGTTCCCCCCCCCAGCCCGTTCCGCCTGTTCCCCCCCGGccgcgctgcccccggcccggcctccCTCACCCATCGCCGGCCGCCGCTCCGCCTGCGCCGGGCACAATATGGCGGGCGGGGCGCGACGGCGGCCGGCGTGGGACAAGCTGGTGCGGGGCGCGAACGCGCAGAAAGCCACGCCCCCTTTGCGTGTGGCCGCGCCCATCGGGCCACGCCCATCGGGCAGCGCGGTGTCAGCTCCCGGTGTCACCTCCCGGTGTCACCGCTGCCAACGGCAGCAATCGCAGTCGCCCGCTATCCTGGCAACCCGTTATGGCAGGGGATGAGTAATCCCTGGCACCTGCGCGGCTCCACCTCCGCTCCTGGAGGGGTTTCAGCATCTCtgcaattttggggtttttttccccaattatTTGCTGGGCTTTGTGGGGTCGGTGCTTCAGCACTGATGGTTACACAaagatgagaggcagccctgccTATGCTGGAGGAAAATCGGTCCTGGAATGAATGGACTTGCAGAAAGACAAAATTTGctggttttttggtatttattCTTTTGGCTGGTTTGGAGTGTccagccctggaggtgtccaaggagtGACTGGTCACAGagcttggagggcttttccaacttAAATTGATTCTGGGACTGTGGAAAAGCATCAAAAATCAGGAGTGGCCACACACCTGATGTTTAAGGGAATCCTCTAAAGGTACCAGGATATCCCTAAAAACCCAGTCTGGCCAAAAAATGTATCTGGAATGTGATGGATGAACCTTTTTTGGTCCAAAATCGGTGATAAAATTCCAAATTCAGCAGTAAAATGAACACCTCCATCGGGAAACAGTTTATATTTCAGTTTTCCAACAGGCAGCTGGAGATCCAGGGGAGTTCCCAGGATCCAAGGGAGGCTCTGGTGTTCTCCAACactcccaaaaaaaaacctggcagATTCCCATTTTCCGCTCACAGCAAACAGAGCTTGAACCGATCCTCTGGAATCAGCTCCCTCTTGGCAAAAGGAGCAAAAGGAGCGCGGAAAAACATTCCCATGGAAACATATGGAGggctcagctgagctgtgctcacACCAGGGAgattcctgaggggaaaaatgagggaaaaacaTCTCCATGCCAGCTGGGAGCCCCCTGGAcactgcccagcctgcaggaatTCCACCCACGGCTCATCCGAGGTGATGGAGTTTGATCCATTGAGGAGAAATTCCCTGATCCATGGAGGAGAAATATCCTTAACCACGGAGGAGGAATTCCCTGATCCATGGAGGAATTCCCTGATCCATGGAGGAGAAATTCCCTGATCCATGGAGGAATTCCCTGATCCATGGAGGAATTCCCTGATCCATGGAGAAATTCCCTGATCCATGGAGGAGAAATAACCACGGAGGAGGAATTCCCTGATCCAGGGAGAAAGAATTCCCTGATCCATGGAAAAGAAATTCCCTGATGCATGAGGGAGAAATTCCCTGATCCATGAAGGAGAAATTCCCTGATCCATGAGGGAGAAACTCCCTGATCCATGGAGGAGGAATTCCCTTATCCATGGAGGAGAAATTCCCTGATCCACAGAGAAGAAATTCCCTGATCCATGAGGGGGAAATTCCCTGATCCATGAGGGAGGAATTCCCTGGTCCACGGATGAGAATTCCTTGATCCATGGAAGAATTCCCTGATCCATGAGGGGGAAATTCCCTGATCTATGAGGGAGAAATTCCCTGATTCAGGGAGAAAGAATTCCCTGATCCATGAGGGAGAAATTCCTGATCCATGAGGGAGAAATTCCCTGATTCAGGGAGAAAGAATTCCCTGAACCAGGGAGGAGAAATTCCCTGATCCAGGGAGGAGAAATTCGCTGATCCATGGAGGAATTCCCTGATCCATGAGGGGGGAATTCCCTTATCCCTAGAGGAATTCCCTGATCCAT encodes:
- the TMEM39B gene encoding transmembrane protein 39B isoform X2 yields the protein MAGGRRGPNRSSYCRTPLCEPGAAGATGHSSGSSVTGVRSRTRSGSGTGLSSPPLAAQTVVPLRHCKIPELPVERSVLFELQLFFCHLVALFVHYINIYKTVWWYPPSHPPSHTSLNFHLIDFNVLTVTTIVLARRLIGAVVKEASQSGKVSLPRSIFLVLTRFAVLTGTGWSLCRSIIHLFRTYSFLNLLFLCYPFGMYIPFLQLNCDFRKAGLFTQVTNIGPRDTGEVTARGRDYLTVLKETWKQHTRQMYGMEAMPSHACCLSPDLIRNEVEFLKMDFNWRMKEVLVSSMLSAYYVAFVPVWFVKNTQYYDKRWSCELFLLVSISTSVILMQYLLPARYCDLLHKAAAHLGCWQKVDPALCSNVLQHQWTEECMWPQGVLVKHSKNVYKAVGHYNVAVPSDVSHFRFHFFFSKPLRILNILVLLEGAVIFYQLYSLISSEKWHQTISLALILFSNYYAFFKLLRDRLVLGKAYSYAASRDSEQKLN
- the TMEM39B gene encoding transmembrane protein 39B isoform X1; amino-acid sequence: MGVARWARPHAKGAWLSARSRPAPACPTPAAVAPRPPYCARRRRSGGRRWWWGPSPARSEQPGPPSVPGMAGGRRGPNRSSYCRTPLCEPGAAGATGHSSGSSVTGVRSRTRSGSGTGLSSPPLAAQTVVPLRHCKIPELPVERSVLFELQLFFCHLVALFVHYINIYKTVWWYPPSHPPSHTSLNFHLIDFNVLTVTTIVLARRLIGAVVKEASQSGKVSLPRSIFLVLTRFAVLTGTGWSLCRSIIHLFRTYSFLNLLFLCYPFGMYIPFLQLNCDFRKAGLFTQVTNIGPRDTGEVTARGRDYLTVLKETWKQHTRQMYGMEAMPSHACCLSPDLIRNEVEFLKMDFNWRMKEVLVSSMLSAYYVAFVPVWFVKNTQYYDKRWSCELFLLVSISTSVILMQYLLPARYCDLLHKAAAHLGCWQKVDPALCSNVLQHQWTEECMWPQGVLVKHSKNVYKAVGHYNVAVPSDVSHFRFHFFFSKPLRILNILVLLEGAVIFYQLYSLISSEKWHQTISLALILFSNYYAFFKLLRDRLVLGKAYSYAASRDSEQKLN